A single genomic interval of Lathyrus oleraceus cultivar Zhongwan6 chromosome 7, CAAS_Psat_ZW6_1.0, whole genome shotgun sequence harbors:
- the LOC127105356 gene encoding factor of DNA methylation 1, which translates to MDYSSEEESDISESEIEEYSEKPYEQLKAGKYKVRNFNGTLRCPYCSGKKKQEFKYKDLLQHASGVGKGSANRSTMQKANHLALAKYLQTDLVNEAEQVPPPAVTQTAIQPVQQVENYVWPWTGIIVNIKSELHDSGYWLKEFVKYRPLDVHVFMMDGAAQAVIDFNNDWNGFMNACEFEKSLETKQHGKRDWNSMDLQDSSDIYGWVAREDDFYGGGPIGEYLRNKGRLRTISDIVQEASENRNSIVENLANEIDITNENLNKMQYKYNEKTMSLSRMLEEKDKLHNAFVEESRSMQRKAREEVRRILEEQEKLSNELDEKMRKLDSWSRDLNKREVLTDQERQKLEEDKKKKDIRNESLLAASKEQKIADENVFRLVEEQKREKEEALNKILLLEKQLDAKQKLEMEIEELKGKLQVMKHLGDQDDAAIKKKMEEMNAELEDKIDSLEDMEAMNNTLVTKERRSNDELQEARKELIEGLNEMLTGAKTNIGTKRMGDLDQKVFLNASKKRYSEEEAGIKGVELCSMWQENVKNTAWHPFKVVKVNDDHVTVIDEEDEKLRNLKQEWGDEVYSAVETALKEINEYNASGGYAVWELWNFKEKRKATLKEVITYIVDHMKNLKRKRK; encoded by the exons ATGGACTACAGCTCTGAAGAAGAGTCAGATATCAGTGAATCTGAGATTGAAGAGTATTCTGAGAAACCTTACGAACAGTTAAAGGCTGGGAAATACAAAGTTCGGAATTTCAATGGCACTCTAAGGTGCCCATATTGTTCTGGAAAAAAGAAGCAGGAATTCAAATATAAAGACTTGTTGCAACACGCCTCTGGAGTAGGTAAAGGTTCTGCAAACAGAAGCACAATGCAAAAGGCAAACCACCTTGCTTTGGCAAAATATTTGCAGACCGACTTAGTTAATGAAGCAGAACAAGTACCTCCCCCAGCTGTGACCCAAACTGCCATTCAACCTGTCCAGCAAGTTGAAAATTATGTTTGGCCATGGACAGGCATAATTGTTAACATAAAGAGCGAATTGCATGATTCTGGATACTGGCTAAAGGAATTTGTCAAGTACAGACCATTGGATGTACATGTATTCATGATGGATGGTGCTGCTCAGGCTGTAATAGACTTCAACAATGACTGGAACGGTTTCATGAATGCATGTGAATTTGAAAAATCCTTGGAAACTAAACAGCATGGAAAAAGGGATTGGAATTCGATGGACTTGCAGGACAGTTCTGACATTTATGGATGGGTTGCTCGTGAAGATGATTTTTATGGTGGGGGGCCAATTGGGGAGTACCTTCGCAATAAAGGAAGGCTGAGAACAATTTCAGATATTGTACAAGAAGCATCTGAAAACAGAAACAGCATTGTGGAAAACCTGGCTAATGAAATTGATATTACAAATGAAAACCTCAACAAAATGCAGTATAAGTATAATGAGAAGACTATGTCCTTAAGTAGGATGCTGGAGGAGAAAGACAAGCTTCACAATGCTTTTGTTGAAG AGTCAAGGAGTATGCAGCGTAAAGCTCGTGAGGAGGTACGAAGGATCTTGGAAGAACAAGAAAAGTTGAGTAATGAATTGGATGAAAAAATGCGGAAGCTTGACTCCTGGAGCAGAGATCTGAATAAACGTGAGGTTCTAACTGATCAAGAGAGGCAGAAACTTGAAGAGGACAAGAAGAAG AAAGACATAAGGAATGAATCACTCTTGGCGGCTTCAAAGGAGCAGAAGATAGCTGATGAAAATGTTTTCAGGCTTGTTGAAGAGCAAAAG AGAGAAAAAGAAGAGGCCTTAAACAAGATCCTTCTATTGGAGAAGCAACTAGACGCCAAACAAAAGTTAGAAATGGAGATTGAGGAGTTAAAAGGGAAACTGCAAGTTATGAAACATCTTGGAGATCAAGATGATGCAGCTATCAAGAAAAAAATGGAAGAAATGAATGCTGAATTGGAAGACAAAATAGATAGTTTGGAAGATATGGAGGCCATGAATAACACCCTCGTGACCAAGGAGCGTCGAAGCAATGATGAACTTCAGGAAGCTCGGAAAGAATTAATAGAA GGGTTAAATGAAATGCTGACTGGTGCTAAAACTAATATTGGGACCAAGAGAATGGGAGACCTTGACCAGAAGGTTTTTCTGAATGCGTCAAAGAAAAGATATTCTGAGGAAGAAGCTGGGATCAAGGGTGTTGAGCTTTGCTCTATGTGGCAGGAGAATGTGAAGAATACAGCTTGGCACCCTTTTAAAGTGGTTAAAGTGAATGATGATCATGTG ACAGTTATAGATGAGGAAGATGAGAAATTACGAAATCTCAAGCAGGAATGGGGAGATGAGGTATATTCAGCTGTTGAAACAGCCTTGAAAGAAATAAATGAATACAATGCAAGTGGTGGATATGCTGTTTGGGAGCTATGGAACTtcaaagaaaagagaaaggcaACATTGAAAGAAGTTATTACTTATATTGTGGATCATATGAAGAACCTTAAGCGCAAGAGAAAATAG
- the LOC127105357 gene encoding endoglucanase 8 has protein sequence MRGNKVEILSKLSLLVTMMIITMVKSSSLNYSDALTKSILFFEGQRSGPLPPSQRMKWRKDSALNDGSDIYMDMVGGYYDAGDNVKFNFPMAFTTTLLAWSVIEFGDLMGPDLQHAIEAIRWGTDYFLKATKSPNIVIGQVGDPNSDHGCWERPEDMDTSRKTYFVSQDRPGSEVSAEIAAALAASSIALNNIDSLYSNLLLDRAKLVFDFANNYRGSYNDSIGDGACPFYCDINGYMDELVWGAAWLYKASNDQSYLNFVKSNMQFIRSIDDFGWDSKDAGINILASQWAMKDPSNQNPFITNADNFICHLLPDSPNKRVTYSKGGLLFIPGPSNMQHVASYSFLLIVYARYMEANNKIVNCGDVVAKPYDLDNLAKTQVDYVLGNNPLGMSYMVGYGEKYPQKIHHRGSIIPSIDVYPGHIGCRDGDKYFQSETPNINVLTGAIVGGPADDDSFQDSRYNVSQSEPTTYINAPFVGVFAYFKQLNST, from the exons ATGAGAGGAAACAAAGTAGAAATATTGTCAAAATTATCTTTGTTAGTGACAATGATGATAATTACAATGGTAAAATCATCTTCACTTAACTATAGTGATGCATTAACAAAAAGTATTTTGTTTTTTGAAGGTCAAAGGTCGGGTCCTTTGCCACCTTCCCAACGTATGAAATGGAGAAAAGACTCTGCTCTTAACGATGGTTCTGATATTTAT ATGGATATGGTTGGTGGATACTATGATGCTGGTGATAATGTAAAGTTTAATTTCCCTATGGCATTTACAACAACCTTATTAGCTTGGAGTGTTATAGAATTTGGAGATTTGATGGGACCAGATTTGCAACATGCAATAGAAGCAATCCGTTGGGGAACTGATTATTTTCTAAAAGCAACAAAATCTCCAAATATTGTTATAGGACAAGTCGGAGATCCTAATAGCGACCATGGTTGTTGGGAAAGACCAGAAGACATGGACACTTCTAGAAAAACATATTTTGTCTCTCAAGATAGGCCTGGTTCAGAAGTTTCAGCCGAGATTGCGGCCGCCCTTGCGGCATCATCCATTGCACTAAACAACATTGATTCTCTATACTCTAATCTTCTTCTCGACAGAGCTAAATTG GTGTTTGATTTTGCAAATAATTACCGTGGATCTTATAATGATTCCATAGGTGATGGAGCATGTCCCTTCTACTGTGATATCAATGGCTACATG GACGAGTTGGTTTGGGGGGCAGCATGGTTGTATAAGGCTTCTAATGATCAAAGTTATTTGAACTTTGTAAAATCAAATATGCAATTCATAAGATCCATAGATGATTTTGGATGGGACTCCAAGGATGCTGGCATTAATATACTTGCTTCTCAG TGGGCAATGAAAGATCCATCAAATCAGAATCCCTTCATCACCAATGCAGACAACTTTATATGCCATTTGTTGCCTGATTCACCAAACAAAAGAGTCACGTATTCTAAAG GTGGACTTCTATTCATACCTGGACCAAGTAATATGCAACACGTAGCATCCTATTCTTTTCTATTAATTGTTTATGCACGTTACATGGAAGCTAACAATAAAATAGTAAATTGTGGTGATGTTGTTGCAAAACCATATGATCTCGATAATCTTGCAAAAACTCAG GTGGACTATGTACTAGGAAACAACCCACTAGGAATGTCATACATGGTAGGATATGGAGAAAAATATCCTCAAAAGATACACCATCGTGGTTCCATAATTCCATCAATTGATGTGTATCCTGGGCATATAGGGTGTCGTGATGGAGATAAATATTTTCAATCAGAAACACCAAATATCAACGTATTAACAGGTGCAATTGTTGGAGGACCTGCAGATGATGATTCTTTCCAAGATTCACGTTATAATGTTTCTCAATCAGAGCCAACTACATATATCAATGCTCCTTTTGTTGGTGTTTTTGCTTACTTCAAACAACTCAACTCGACATAG